The proteins below are encoded in one region of Juglans microcarpa x Juglans regia isolate MS1-56 chromosome 4D, Jm3101_v1.0, whole genome shotgun sequence:
- the LOC121259069 gene encoding violaxanthin de-epoxidase, chloroplastic isoform X2: MALVKMCSTSRKSKFFQLVGSHRDFCYFGTRYSTLLSSTTEKISSSGFSTSKREAKTIFDFLVEKLLIALKEWKQLHIMTVAGLLACAFMVIPSADAVDALKTCACLLKECRVELAKCIGNPLCAANIACLQTCNNRPDETECQIKCGDLFENSVVDEFNECAVSRKKCVPTKSDIGEFPVPDPAVLVKSFNISDFSGKWFITSGLNPTFDTFNCQQHVFHIESNQLVGNLSWRIQTPDGGFFTRSAIQRFVQDPNQPGILYNHDNEYLHYQDDWYILSSKIENKQDDYIFVYYRGKNDAWDGYGGAVVYTRNRVLPESIVPELERAAKSVGRDFNKFTRTDNTCGPEPTIVERLEKTVEEGEKTILKEVEELEEEVEKVGKTEKTLLERLTEGFKVLQEDEENFLRELSKEEMDLLSQLKMETNEVEKLFGKALPLRKLR, translated from the exons ATGGCTCTTGTGAAAATGTGTTCCACAAGCAGGAAATCCAAATTCTTCCAATTGGTCGGATCTCATAGAGACTTCTGTTATTTTGGGACAAGGTATTCAACACTGCTCTCCAGCACGACAGAAAAGATTTCATCATCTGGTTTTAGTACAAGTAAACGTGAG GCAAAAACAATATTTGACTTCCTGGTCGAGAAGTTACTAATTGCTCTCAAAGAATGGAAGCAGTTACACATCATGACTGTTGCCGGTTTACTGGCATGCGCTTTTATGGTCATTCCATCAGCTGATGCTGTGGATGCCCTCAAAACTTGCGCCTGCTTGCTTAAGGAATGCAG GGTAGAACTTGCCAAGTGCATTGGAAACCCATTATGTGCCGCCAATATTGCTTGTCTCCAAACTTGCAACAATCGACCTGATGAGACAGAATGTCAG ATCAAATGTGGGGACTTGTTTGAAAACAGTGTTGTTGATGAATTCAATGAATGTGCAGTATCACGAAAGAAATGTGTACCCACAAAGTCTGATATTGGGGAGTTTCCAGTACCTGATCCTGCTGTTCTAGTTAAGAGTTTTAACATTTCAGATTTCAGCGGGAAGTGGTTCATTACCAGTGGCTTAAACCCTACCTTTGATACTTTTAATTGCCAACAGCATGTATTCCACATCGAGTCCAACCAACTTGTTGGCAATTTGTCATGGAGAATACAAACACCAGATGGTGGCTTTTTCACAAGATCCGCTATACAAAGATTTGTCCAAGATCCCAACCAGCCTGGTATACTTTACAACCATGACAATGAGTATCTTCACTATCAAGATGACTg GTATATTCTATCATCCAAAATAGAGAATAAACAAGATGACTACATATTTGTGTACTACAGAGGTAAAAATGATGCGTGGGATGGCTACGGTGGTGCTGTTGTTTACACGAGAAACAGGGTTTTGCCTGAAAGCATTGTTCCTGAGCTAGAAAGAGCAGCTAAAAGCGTAGGGCGCGACTTTAACAAGTTCACAAGGACAGATAACACTTGTGGTCCTGAGCCGACAATTGTAGAGAGGCTCGAGAAGACAGTAGAGGAAGGGGAGAAGACCATTTTAAAGGAAGTTGAAGAGTTAGAAGAGGAGGTTGAGAAGGTTGGAAAGACTGAAAAGACATTGCTTGAGAGGTTGACAGAAGGATTTAAAGTGCTTCAGGAAGACGAGGAGAATTTCTTAAGAGAGCTAAGCAAAGAAGAGATGGATTTATTGAGCCAGCTGAAGATGGAGACAAATGAGGTAGAAAAGCTCTTTGGAAAAGCACTGCCACTTAGGAAGCTAAGATAG
- the LOC121259069 gene encoding violaxanthin de-epoxidase, chloroplastic isoform X1, giving the protein MKSAINPLARCFPFGSASWSNLEVKTQKYGTGAQFIYLSHVESIGNSCLGSGLTSQAGLHRRRVVNPRGMALVKMCSTSRKSKFFQLVGSHRDFCYFGTRYSTLLSSTTEKISSSGFSTSKREAKTIFDFLVEKLLIALKEWKQLHIMTVAGLLACAFMVIPSADAVDALKTCACLLKECRVELAKCIGNPLCAANIACLQTCNNRPDETECQIKCGDLFENSVVDEFNECAVSRKKCVPTKSDIGEFPVPDPAVLVKSFNISDFSGKWFITSGLNPTFDTFNCQQHVFHIESNQLVGNLSWRIQTPDGGFFTRSAIQRFVQDPNQPGILYNHDNEYLHYQDDWYILSSKIENKQDDYIFVYYRGKNDAWDGYGGAVVYTRNRVLPESIVPELERAAKSVGRDFNKFTRTDNTCGPEPTIVERLEKTVEEGEKTILKEVEELEEEVEKVGKTEKTLLERLTEGFKVLQEDEENFLRELSKEEMDLLSQLKMETNEVEKLFGKALPLRKLR; this is encoded by the exons ATGAAAAGTGCCATTAATCCACTTGCTCGCTGCTTTCCTTTCGGCTCCGCCTCTTG GTCAAATTTGGAAGTCAAGACACAGAAGTATGGCACTGGTGCACAATTTATCTATTTGTCCCATGTTGAAAGTATTGGTAATTCATGTCTCGGATCAGGACTTACTAGTCAGGCAGGGCTTCACCGGAGAAGAGTTGTAAATCCACGTGGTATGGCTCTTGTGAAAATGTGTTCCACAAGCAGGAAATCCAAATTCTTCCAATTGGTCGGATCTCATAGAGACTTCTGTTATTTTGGGACAAGGTATTCAACACTGCTCTCCAGCACGACAGAAAAGATTTCATCATCTGGTTTTAGTACAAGTAAACGTGAG GCAAAAACAATATTTGACTTCCTGGTCGAGAAGTTACTAATTGCTCTCAAAGAATGGAAGCAGTTACACATCATGACTGTTGCCGGTTTACTGGCATGCGCTTTTATGGTCATTCCATCAGCTGATGCTGTGGATGCCCTCAAAACTTGCGCCTGCTTGCTTAAGGAATGCAG GGTAGAACTTGCCAAGTGCATTGGAAACCCATTATGTGCCGCCAATATTGCTTGTCTCCAAACTTGCAACAATCGACCTGATGAGACAGAATGTCAG ATCAAATGTGGGGACTTGTTTGAAAACAGTGTTGTTGATGAATTCAATGAATGTGCAGTATCACGAAAGAAATGTGTACCCACAAAGTCTGATATTGGGGAGTTTCCAGTACCTGATCCTGCTGTTCTAGTTAAGAGTTTTAACATTTCAGATTTCAGCGGGAAGTGGTTCATTACCAGTGGCTTAAACCCTACCTTTGATACTTTTAATTGCCAACAGCATGTATTCCACATCGAGTCCAACCAACTTGTTGGCAATTTGTCATGGAGAATACAAACACCAGATGGTGGCTTTTTCACAAGATCCGCTATACAAAGATTTGTCCAAGATCCCAACCAGCCTGGTATACTTTACAACCATGACAATGAGTATCTTCACTATCAAGATGACTg GTATATTCTATCATCCAAAATAGAGAATAAACAAGATGACTACATATTTGTGTACTACAGAGGTAAAAATGATGCGTGGGATGGCTACGGTGGTGCTGTTGTTTACACGAGAAACAGGGTTTTGCCTGAAAGCATTGTTCCTGAGCTAGAAAGAGCAGCTAAAAGCGTAGGGCGCGACTTTAACAAGTTCACAAGGACAGATAACACTTGTGGTCCTGAGCCGACAATTGTAGAGAGGCTCGAGAAGACAGTAGAGGAAGGGGAGAAGACCATTTTAAAGGAAGTTGAAGAGTTAGAAGAGGAGGTTGAGAAGGTTGGAAAGACTGAAAAGACATTGCTTGAGAGGTTGACAGAAGGATTTAAAGTGCTTCAGGAAGACGAGGAGAATTTCTTAAGAGAGCTAAGCAAAGAAGAGATGGATTTATTGAGCCAGCTGAAGATGGAGACAAATGAGGTAGAAAAGCTCTTTGGAAAAGCACTGCCACTTAGGAAGCTAAGATAG